TTTTTTCACAAAAAGGGGTCCCCCCACCCCCACCGAATTGCCCACCAAGACAAAATGGTAGTGTTGAATCTTGAACTTTGTCTCGCCCGGAATCGACGTAGCTGATATTTTCCCTTTGTGTTTTTCTATGATTCCTTTGACAATTCCAAGACCAAGCCCAGAGCCTTCGCCTTGATCCTTAGTAGTAAAGAACGGATCCCAAATTCTATCTAGAATTTCGGGTTTAATTCCTGTTCCACTGTCTTGAATTTCAATACACACATATGGCTCTTCTAGATAGGAAGATATTTTTAGAATTCCTTTTCCTTTCATCGCATGGATTGCGTTTTGGATGATATTTGTCCAGACTTGGTTCAGTTCATCTAGATTGCAGGGCACGACCGGGATTGGTTGTAAATTTCGTTCAATTGTAATTCCCATTTTTAATTGGTTATGAAATATGATGAGAGTGTTTTCGATTCCTTCGATTAAATCTGCTTCTGCGTGACTTGCTTGGTCTAAGTGGGAATAGTATTTTAAGGCACGAACAATTCGAACAATATTCTTGATTGCGTATTTTATATTCTTCAAGTTGCGGTTAATGCCTGTTGTGTGATTGAGAAGTTCTAGGATTTTGATTCCACCTGTCTTTACAATTCCTAAGAGAACTTCTTCGCTTTTAAAGAAATTCTTTTCTACTATAAAATTTGCAAAATCATCGGCAAGCATTGGGCTCATTCCCTGACTTGTAATTCTATCTCGAATCTCTCGTTTCTTTTTGAATCTTTCTTTTGGGTCTAGCGTATCACGGCTATTATCCGCTAAAATTCCATCCACGATTTCAATATATGTTTTTGTAAAATCTGGATCTCGAAAAAAATCTACTGCTTCTGGAAATTGTAAAATTAAATGGTGTAGGTTTACTTCCATGTTATCCGCGGCACCGTTAATGACTCCAGCCGGAGTATTAATCTCATGCGCGATACCAGCGACCATTACACCGAGAGAAGCCATTTTCTCTGACATGATAAGTTGGGATTGTGCTTCTTCTAAAGCTTTGGTTCTTTCTTTTACTTTGTTTTCTAGATTTTCAGTGAGAGCAGTAGATCTTGCATAAAAGATCGCATTAGACAAAGACATCACAGAAGTAGATTTAATTTCGTAAAGTCTGTCTAACTCTTCTGTTTTTATAGGTGTGCCATCATTTTTATTTCCTAAAAAAATTACACCGAGAAGACTTGCATTGAGTGTAAGTGGAATTACAGTCTCTGCTTCTAGAGAATCTAAAATTCGTAATGCATCTGTTTTGATTTTTGCATAGCCGGGTGCTTTATTAAAATGTTCCCGCGTTAAAACTTGGTCGTTATCCGTTAGCCAGAGCATGAAAGAATCATAGACAGCAAAACGATTTTTATTTTCTAAAATTGGATGAGGCAGAAATGCTCCTTGTTCTTCTGACCAGAGGTAAATAGTAGAATGCTTTACATTGAAAATTTCGATCAGAAATTCATTGAGTGCTTCACAAATTCGAATCGTTTGATTCATTCTAAATAATTGATTCTTTAAGTTGCCGAGACCTGTGATATAGGCAATCTCTTTGATTCGCTCTCTTTCTTCTCGTAGAATGATTTCGAATCTCTTTTTTTCGGCTTTTCTTCGATAAATTTGCGTAATTGAATAACCTACGAGATTGAGTAAAAATATGATAGAAATTTCAATACCAGATTGGATAAAGGTAGGATGAAATCCAAGATAGCCGGTATAAAAAAACAAAAGCGAATATTGAATCGTTGTGACAAATACAAGAGTCAAAAAAGTTACAAGAATGGGGCTGTTTATTTTGTCTTTCAATTTCATAGTATAGAGCAGGCTGTATGAATTTAGAAAAACCGAGTTCTACTGTCAAAGAAAATTTTTTAGTCTCAAAAATTTATGGAGCCTACTACGAAATTTATTCTCCCAAGCTAGGTTTTAAACGAGCCACTCTGAAGGGGAAATTACGTCTCAATAAATCAGATGACCGGCATCCTTTTGTTGTGGGTGATAGAATTCAAGCTGAGAATGAGATCACAGAAAGAGCGGACTGGGTTATTTTATCTAAAGAAGACAGAACTAGCTTTTTAACCCGTCAGAGTAGCAATTCCGACAAACACATCTTATGCGCTAATGTAGATTTTGTTGCAATCATAGCATCTCTCTCAGGACCTGAAACAAAAGATGGCTTCATAGATAGAAGCATCACAGCCTGTTATCATTCCAATGTAACTCCGATTATTATTTTTAATAAAAAAGACTTAGTCACGGAAGAAGAACTTGCTAGTAGAGTAGAAAAATATGAATCATTGGGTTACAAAGTCTATCCGATTACATGCACGGATTTAGATTCAGTTCGGGAATTACTTGCGGCTCTACAGGATAAGATTACTTATCTGGTAGGAAATTCTGGCGTTGGAAAATCAAGCCTAATTAACCTAATCACAAACAACGCAGAGCAGAAGACAAATACCATTAGCCACTCAACGCAGAAGGGAAAGCATACTACTACCAATTCGAGCATAATCGTAGTTAACCCAACAACCATACTCATTGACTCGCCCGGAATCAAAGAGTGGGGACTTCTTCATCTTAGTAAAGGAGAAATTCTTTCTACTTTTCCCGAAATCAACAAGTTCAAAAAAAAATGCAGAGTAGGTGGATGTTGCAATGCGGGTAATGACTGTATCATGCTAGAAAAATTAGACAAGCTAGAAGATGAAAGACTAAAAAGCTTGGAGTCAATGCTAGAAGGACTTGAGATTCCTTATCGAATACGCGTTGGCAATTTAAAGAGCGGAAAACTTCGAAAACAAAAAAACAATCGGCACTGGGATAGAGAATAGACTATGAAATCTAAAAAAAGAGTCTAACAAACACATGAGTAATCTAGCCTATCTACATAATTTAAACGAAGAGCTAAACGATCAAACCTTACGGGAGATGGTCTTTAAGCGGCTAATGAAAGAATATGGAAGAGTAATTGAAAGAGAGCTTAAAAAAAGTCACCAGACTCTTACGCGTAAAATGGCAGAGGGGAATACCTACAAAGATTTTTTATTGAGTCAATTGCAAGACGTTCATGACGAAATCGGAGAATTTCCCTCCGGACCTTCTTTCTTCGAAAAATTATACAAAGAACATTTAGATGATGGTGAATTTGAAAATACCACCGCAAAAAATTTAATTCTTACCTATCGATATAGAATCGAAAGTTTTTTACATTCCCAAAATTATGAGTTAGATGCTAAGCTACGTTTTACTATCGAGAAAGTAGTCGCTCGATTAATTGAAATTCCTGATTACATTGGAAATTTTAATCTACAAGAAAAATACATTCGCACAGAAATGATCTCAGCCGTTTTAAAAGATGGCAACGATGATTTTAAGAGAAAAGCAAGTGCGTTAATTGAAAAACAATCTCTCATTGTAATGAACACAATGAACGAAATTTTTGTGAAGCGGCTAACGGATACTCTTATTGAAGAAAAGGATCTCAAAAAAGAACTTATCGCTCGACAGAAGTCAATGAACGAAGAACTCTCTCGTGCCAGAAAAATTCAACAAAATCTTTTACCAAAAAGTTTTCCTTCGAATATGGGTTTAAAATTTTTTGCAAGTTATATTCCAATGGAAAGTGTGGGGGGAGATTTTTATGATGTTCAGATTTTCCCAAATCCAGATGAGCTTCCCATTGATAAAGTCGGAGTTCTAATCGCAGACGTATCCGGTCATGGAGTCCCTGCGGCGTTCATTGCTTCGATGGCAAAGATTAGTTGGCAGAATAATTTTGAACAGTTTAAAACACCAGCGGCAATTTTACAACGACTCAATTTACAAATGGTAGAGAATACAGCAGGAAATTTTTTGACTGCCTTTCTTGGAATTTTTGAATCGAGAGTTCGACACAATCTGGCAAATGGACTTGCCTTGCAAAGTGAGCATTCTGATTGGAAAGGAATTTTTACTTACGCATCTGCGGGGCATTTTTCTCCTTATATCATTCGAAAGAATATGGATTCCATTACTTTAAAAGTAAAAGGGCAATTGATTGGAGTTTTTCAAAATATTCGTATTGAAGAATATGCAGTAGATTATTATCAAGGTGATAGGTTTATTTTTTTTACTGACGGGCTCCTCGAAATTAAGAATCCTACCGGAGAGCTTTTAGGGGAAGAGCGACTTTATCAAATCTTTGATGAAAGCAAAGACTTAGATGGTCGTGTGAGTTGCGAATTTATCCTGCAAAAGTTATGGGATTTTTCGGACGGAAAAAATGTAGAAGATGATATTACACTTTTAATTATTGATGTAGACTAAAGGAATTTTATGAAAAAAAGAAGACTCGGAAAATCGGCAATGGTAGTTTCGGAAATCGGAATGGGAACAATGACATTTGGCTCAAGCTGTGATGAGCCTACCAGTTTTAAGATTTTAGATAAAGCTTATGACGCAGGAATTGATTTCTACGATACAGCAGAAATTTATCCCGTTCCACCGGAAGACAAATGGGTTCATCGCACAGAAGAGATTGTAGGCAAATGGCTCAAAACAAAACCGAGAGACTCTGTTCTCATTGCGACAAAAGTCTGTGGTCCGGGTCATGGTTGGTTTACTCCACCTGTTCGTAACGGCAAAACGGCATTAGACCGTCATCATATCGTTCGTGCAATCGAAGGCAGCTTACGACGATTAGGCACTGACTATATCGACCTTTACCAAACGCACTGGCCTGATCCTGATATGATGTATGAAGAAACCATGTATGCACTTTCTGAATTAGTCAGTAGCGGCAAAGTTCGATATGTCGGTTGCAGCAATGAAGCTCCCTGGGGACTTATGAAAAGCCTTTGGGCATCCGAAAAAAATCGACTCATTCGTTATGAGAGCATTCAAAATAATTTTAGTATGCTCAATCGTCGTTTCGAAGATTCCTTATCAGAAATTTGTAAAAAAGAAAGTATCAGTCTTCTTCCTTATTCGCCATTAGCCGGTGGAGTTCTTTCTGGAAAATACAATGGCGGTAAAGTTCCTGAAAATTCTCGTTTTAGCAGATACGCCAAATTAGGCGATAGACAAAAGAAAATGTCTAATCGTTTTCTAAATGATTTCACTGTAAAAGCCACAGATGAGTTCTTGAAAATCGCGAAAGAGGCTAATATGAGTTTGGTTACAATGGCTGTCGCCTGGAGCAAGCAACATGACTTCGTTGCGTCTACTTTAATTGGCGCAAATACTGTAGAGCAACTCAACGAGTCATTGAAGGCAACAGACGTTATCCTCACACAAGATGTGTTGAACAAAATCAACGAGGTTTCGAAAAACATTCCTTACCCGATGGGGTAATTTACAGTCACCTCGAACTGCTTCATCGTGAGAGGTCTATTTTACTTAATGCGATAGTGCTAAGAAGTCTAGACCTTGCGAAGGCGAAGGGCGCGACTGAGCGCAGGGCGGAGACGAAGGGGCTGTTCGAGGTGACAGGGGTAGGCAATCTTTTCCCTTAAATTAACAATTTCCTATATATGAAACCAACATACAACAACCCAATTCTTTTAAAGACTAAGATTATTAGTCTAAATTCATCCTTACAGGGTGTTAGCCCTGATACGGGCTTGACGTTTCGTTATGCGAACATTGGCGATGAAGTAATCTACGAACAAAGAGGACGTGGGAAAAATAAGTTTGCGAAAGTAGAATCTATTCTACGGGCTAATTCTTATACTCCGCAATGTAAGCACTTTGCTGATTGTGGAGGTTGTAGTGCGCAACATTTAGAGTATCCGCTTCAATTTGCTACGAAGACTAGGACTATTCGAGAAAGATTTAAAGCCGAGCAGGATTTTATTCCTGATTTAATTCCTTCCGAAAAGCATTACGAATATCGCAATAGAATGGACTTTGCTGTATTTCCTGGATTCATTGGACTTAGGCAAGCAGAAAACTTTCGTCGTATCATTGATGTAAAGAAGTGTGAACTTCAATCTGAATGGGCTAATGAAGAGTTGTCTCAACTTCGTAATCTAATATTTGAGGAATATTCTGATTTGCCTTTAGATAGAAGAACAGGAGAAGGTTATTTAAAGTATATAACGCTTCGGACCAATATTAAAGGCTCTGATACGATTACTATCTTAACTTTTACAGAAGAGTTTCAATCTTCTGAATTGGAGCAAAAACTCATTTCTGATCTTCTAAGATTCTCTACTTCCAATAATATAGTGTTTTGTTATAACAGAAAGCAATCCGAGGTTTCTGCCGATGGGAAATTCTTGGTAGTAAGAGGCAAATCTTATTATACCGAAGAAATTTTAAATAAGGAAATCGAAGTCCCTTTTAATTCTTTCTTTCAGCCGAATCCGATGGGGTTTCTTCCGATTATTCAATACATTCAAGCTAGACTTGGTGAAATGAAGTCTTCTACTCTCATTGACTTATTTTGTGGAAATGGATTTTTTAGTATTCTGTTTGGTGAAAGGTTTGAGAATCTAATTGGATACGATTGGGTAGAAAGCTCCATTCAAACAGCAAAAGAGAATCTAACACGTATTTACCCCGATAAGAAGATAACTTTCGAAAAAAAGGATTTACTGCAATTTAAAGATGTATTTTCTAGTGCAAATTCTATTCCAAAGGATTCTGTTTTGATTTTAGATCCGCCTCGCAATGGAATTGGAATTAAACTTTGTGAGTATATTTTAAACTCTTCGATAGAATCAATTTTTTATGTATCCTGCAATCCAAATTCACAACTAGATGACCTAAAAATCCTATCTCAAAATTATAAGATTCAGTCTGGTCTAATCACCGACCCTTATCCGCAAACGCCTCATCTGGAGTCCGTTCTTCTATTAAGTCGAATCAAGACAGATGCAATGTCAGTCTAACGATAAGTATTTGCAATTCAGAAAAGTCAAAACTAAAAGGTAATACAATGAATTTCCCGAAAATAATTCCAAAATCTAAATCTTTATTTTTACTCTTGTGGCTAATTATACTTATGTTCTTGGAGGCATGCTTTGTGAAAAATGCAACTCATAGTAGTTTTTGGGATAACTTCTTTTCCAATCAGCAACTTCTCATTGATAAATATGCGGATACTGATCTGTATCCGATTCTATTTGGTTCTTTAAAACCAGAAGAAGAGAAGTTCTTATTTAAGAAAGATGATAAACTTTATCTTTCCGGATATGTTTTAAAGCAAGGCAATACTCTGATTCCTAAAATTGACGATAAAGAAAATTCTACGGCTAACGATGAATATTTTACAAAGATTGAATATATAAAGTCAGAGTTTAAAGGTAGACCTACTTATAAGATGAAGCGAAGAACCAGTTTTAAATATCCCGCATATACGATGCGAGATTTTTTTCATTGGATGGAAGTCTTTTCTAGCTCTGTGAATAGCGAAGAACAATTGGCAATACTTGATCGATCTATTGTATATCAATTTCTATGCTCTGAATTCAAATGCAATAGTGAACTGGGGGATAATCAGGCTTTGCTGTCATTTGCTCTCGATGAAAGAATGAAATTGCAATATAAAACATTCTATGTTAAAATGTCAGAGGCGTTAGGAAAAGTAAAATTCAAAGTAAAACTATTTTCTAAATCGCAGAAAATAGGAGAGATTTATTCGGAAGGCAAAACAATCTATACCAAGGTTTTACATTTTAAAAAGGGAGAATTGCAAAATCTAGAAAATATGACTTTGTTTTTTGAGATTGATATGAATTTTTATGGTCTTCGAATTCAAGTTCAGAATTTAGAATATCATATTGTGATGAAGCATTCAGAGACAGAAGAAGTCATGACGGGGAAATTTCCTATTTACCCCAAGTATAAAGTCAGCGGAAGATTATTTTATATTCTACCACCGGGTTTGATTAATATTTTTATTCCACAAGATATTGAGTCTTATCTGTCTGATTATTTTGATTTGCTAACCCGTTCAGGTGATTCAGAAGGTGCAAATTTTACAACAAAGATTAAGAAAGAAGGAAATCATGTGAATGTAAATTTTGAGTCCTATACTGAAATCTTCCAAAAACCTTTTCGACCTTTAGCGGCAACGAAAAAAGAAAAACGAGAAGGAAGAGATTTCTATCTTGATTTTAGAAATAAAATCGTAGAAGACTTGAGGCCTGATTGATTTTAGTTGAATTCATTTTTAAAAGAAACATCTTTTTTGCTTGCATTAAGTTCTTGCTCAATTACTTTTAGCACTCTGTTATGATAGATATGTCTACTGAGACAAAAATGAAACCCGTTGAATCGAGACCGATTCAATTTTCTATTCGGTATAAACTCTTACTGATAGTTTCCTTAATTATTATTTTGGGGCTATCTTCGATTATCCTGTTAGTCACTTTTTTTTACAAAGGCAACAGTGAAGTGTTGATTCAAGAATATAACTTAAGCCTGGCTCGACTAGCGGGTGTGCAAGTAGAGTCGAATTTAAAAAATACAAGCTATAGAATGCAGGCTTTCTACGCTTCTCTTCCACAAAAAAACGCGACAGAAAAAGATATTCAAGAGAAAGCCAATCAATTCTTTCTTAAAAACCCACGCTTTCTCTTTATGGGAGTTGCAAAGAAAACAGAGACTGATTATAAATTCCTTTATGAATTTACGCATGAGAAGGTTTTCATAGACAATAAAATCGAAAAGAGTCTAATGCCTATTATTCACGAAGTTACCAAAGAAGATATTATTCGTGCTTTCAATGGAACGAGTGCCGTTGTAAATGCTTCTTCCAAATTTAATTTTCCAGTTTTGGCTCTTGTTGTCCCTGTTGAAACAACTCCAGACGAAGCCTTACTTCTTTATCTAGAGCCAACTGAAATAATGGGCACATTTCAATCCGCATTGCAAACAGATATTTTTCAGGTCTTCATGGTAAATCAAAAGGGAGAGGTGATTGCCCATTCGGACGACAAAGAGACAGTATCCACTGGAAATAAATCAGAAGTTCCGATTGTCAAAAAAATGCTTTCTAGCAATGTAGACAATGGCTCTCAAAAATACACAGTGGATAAAGAAGAGTTCCTTGGCTCATTTCAACAACTTGATTTTAGCGGCTTAGGCATAGTATCCACAGTGGAATCAGACAAAGTATTCGAAGCAATCTACCAGATTCAAAGACGAAATATTATTATCACGATTATCATTTTAACAATTAGTTTTATTATTGTCTATCTCTTTGCTAATACACTCACCGTTCCACTTTCTGATCTTGTGACTGCGACTAGGCAGATTGAAGAAGGAAATTACAAAGTAAAAATAATTCCATCTACAAGAGATGAAGTAGGGCTACTTACGAAGTCATTTCTTCAAATGGCAAAGGGATTACAAGAAAGAGAAAATATTAAGAATACATTCGGGAAATTTGTAAATAAGGAAATTGCAGAGAAGGCTTTGCACGGCGAATTACAATTAGGTGGAGTGAAGCGAAATTGCGCGATTTTCTTTTCTGATTTGAGAAATTTTACCGGTATGTCAGAGAAGATGGAAGCGGAGCAAGTCGTTGTTTACCTCAATGAGTATTTTACTGAAATGGTAGAGTGCATTTATAAAGCGAATGGAATTGTGGATAAATTTATTGGTGACGCGATCATGGCTCATTGGGGAGCGATATACACAGATGGAAATGACACTGCAAATGCAATCGAGTCAGCATTGCTTATGAGGATGGCACTGATTAAGTTCAATCGTGACCCAATGCATTCAGATCGTCCCAAGTTTCGGTTTGGATGTGGAATTAACACAGGAGAAGTAGTCGCAGGGCAAATCGGCTCTCCGAAAAAATTAGAATACACTGTAATCGGAGATGCAGTGAATCTGGCTTCTCGAATTGAATACATGAACAAAGAATTTGGAACAGATATTTTAATTTCAGAAAATTCCTATGAACAAATTAAAGGCAAATTTAAGTTAGTCGCTATGCCGCCTATTCATATTCGAGGGAAGTCTCAGCCTCAACAAATCTATGCTGTTCTCGGAAAGGAAGATGATCCTAGCTGTCCTAAGGATCTAAAGGAATTGCGGCAAATCGTCGGTATACCCTTTCAGGAATAGCTGTGAATTTTAAATTAAAAGATTACTTCGTTTTTTTGATTACTGCGAGCATTTTAGCGGCTTGTTCCTATTATCTGTATTTGGACTTCAATGTAAAGCCTGGATTACGAGGAGCCGAGAAACAAGGATTTATTACATTCAAATACAAAGTAGCCCAAAGAAAATTTCCCTCTAGAATGATCTGGGAGGATGTAGAGCAAATGCTTCCTATTTATAACAAAGATTCTATTCGCACAGATGTTTTATCGGAAGCCATCGTCACCTTAAACAATGGCGTCAAAATAGAATTAGACCCTGATAGTATGTTTGTATTAAACATTCACGACAAGACAGTGGATGTTACACTAGAGAGGGGATCAGTATTATTATCCGCAACGAAGGCATTGGTAAATCCAAATGATTTTTCTTTGAGTTATAAAAACACCAAGTTGAAATTTCAAGAAGGCACTGGGCAATTTAAAGTCTTAGAAAAAGAAGACTCCATCGAGATAGTGTCTAGCAAGGGTAGCACTACAATTACGACAGGACAGAATACGGAAAGCATCTTCGAGAAACAAAAAGCAAAATTTGATTTTACAAAAGACAAGCTAGATAAAGTAGATTTGAATTATTTTGATATGCGACCGGCGCATAATGCGCGTTATTTTATAGATGAGAATACAAAGGAAATTCTATTTGAATGGAGCGCAAAGGGAGACGAACTACCTATAGTTGAAGTCTCTCCCGATAGACTTTTTAAAAACCAAGTCGTGCAACTTCAATCCAAAGAAAAAAGAGTAGCAAAAGAATTTACAGAAGGAATTTATTACTGGAAGTTGAAAACGGTAGA
This Leptospiraceae bacterium DNA region includes the following protein-coding sequences:
- a CDS encoding histidine kinase — encoded protein: MTLVFVTTIQYSLLFFYTGYLGFHPTFIQSGIEISIIFLLNLVGYSITQIYRRKAEKKRFEIILREERERIKEIAYITGLGNLKNQLFRMNQTIRICEALNEFLIEIFNVKHSTIYLWSEEQGAFLPHPILENKNRFAVYDSFMLWLTDNDQVLTREHFNKAPGYAKIKTDALRILDSLEAETVIPLTLNASLLGVIFLGNKNDGTPIKTEELDRLYEIKSTSVMSLSNAIFYARSTALTENLENKVKERTKALEEAQSQLIMSEKMASLGVMVAGIAHEINTPAGVINGAADNMEVNLHHLILQFPEAVDFFRDPDFTKTYIEIVDGILADNSRDTLDPKERFKKKREIRDRITSQGMSPMLADDFANFIVEKNFFKSEEVLLGIVKTGGIKILELLNHTTGINRNLKNIKYAIKNIVRIVRALKYYSHLDQASHAEADLIEGIENTLIIFHNQLKMGITIERNLQPIPVVPCNLDELNQVWTNIIQNAIHAMKGKGILKISSYLEEPYVCIEIQDSGTGIKPEILDRIWDPFFTTKDQGEGSGLGLGIVKGIIEKHKGKISATSIPGETKFKIQHYHFVLVGNSVGVGGPLFVKKETFSLKVNKN
- the rsgA gene encoding ribosome small subunit-dependent GTPase A, which translates into the protein MNLEKPSSTVKENFLVSKIYGAYYEIYSPKLGFKRATLKGKLRLNKSDDRHPFVVGDRIQAENEITERADWVILSKEDRTSFLTRQSSNSDKHILCANVDFVAIIASLSGPETKDGFIDRSITACYHSNVTPIIIFNKKDLVTEEELASRVEKYESLGYKVYPITCTDLDSVRELLAALQDKITYLVGNSGVGKSSLINLITNNAEQKTNTISHSTQKGKHTTTNSSIIVVNPTTILIDSPGIKEWGLLHLSKGEILSTFPEINKFKKKCRVGGCCNAGNDCIMLEKLDKLEDERLKSLESMLEGLEIPYRIRVGNLKSGKLRKQKNNRHWDRE
- a CDS encoding serine/threonine-protein phosphatase, yielding MSNLAYLHNLNEELNDQTLREMVFKRLMKEYGRVIERELKKSHQTLTRKMAEGNTYKDFLLSQLQDVHDEIGEFPSGPSFFEKLYKEHLDDGEFENTTAKNLILTYRYRIESFLHSQNYELDAKLRFTIEKVVARLIEIPDYIGNFNLQEKYIRTEMISAVLKDGNDDFKRKASALIEKQSLIVMNTMNEIFVKRLTDTLIEEKDLKKELIARQKSMNEELSRARKIQQNLLPKSFPSNMGLKFFASYIPMESVGGDFYDVQIFPNPDELPIDKVGVLIADVSGHGVPAAFIASMAKISWQNNFEQFKTPAAILQRLNLQMVENTAGNFLTAFLGIFESRVRHNLANGLALQSEHSDWKGIFTYASAGHFSPYIIRKNMDSITLKVKGQLIGVFQNIRIEEYAVDYYQGDRFIFFTDGLLEIKNPTGELLGEERLYQIFDESKDLDGRVSCEFILQKLWDFSDGKNVEDDITLLIIDVD
- a CDS encoding aldo/keto reductase, with amino-acid sequence MKKRRLGKSAMVVSEIGMGTMTFGSSCDEPTSFKILDKAYDAGIDFYDTAEIYPVPPEDKWVHRTEEIVGKWLKTKPRDSVLIATKVCGPGHGWFTPPVRNGKTALDRHHIVRAIEGSLRRLGTDYIDLYQTHWPDPDMMYEETMYALSELVSSGKVRYVGCSNEAPWGLMKSLWASEKNRLIRYESIQNNFSMLNRRFEDSLSEICKKESISLLPYSPLAGGVLSGKYNGGKVPENSRFSRYAKLGDRQKKMSNRFLNDFTVKATDEFLKIAKEANMSLVTMAVAWSKQHDFVASTLIGANTVEQLNESLKATDVILTQDVLNKINEVSKNIPYPMG
- a CDS encoding class I SAM-dependent RNA methyltransferase; amino-acid sequence: MKPTYNNPILLKTKIISLNSSLQGVSPDTGLTFRYANIGDEVIYEQRGRGKNKFAKVESILRANSYTPQCKHFADCGGCSAQHLEYPLQFATKTRTIRERFKAEQDFIPDLIPSEKHYEYRNRMDFAVFPGFIGLRQAENFRRIIDVKKCELQSEWANEELSQLRNLIFEEYSDLPLDRRTGEGYLKYITLRTNIKGSDTITILTFTEEFQSSELEQKLISDLLRFSTSNNIVFCYNRKQSEVSADGKFLVVRGKSYYTEEILNKEIEVPFNSFFQPNPMGFLPIIQYIQARLGEMKSSTLIDLFCGNGFFSILFGERFENLIGYDWVESSIQTAKENLTRIYPDKKITFEKKDLLQFKDVFSSANSIPKDSVLILDPPRNGIGIKLCEYILNSSIESIFYVSCNPNSQLDDLKILSQNYKIQSGLITDPYPQTPHLESVLLLSRIKTDAMSV
- a CDS encoding adenylate/guanylate cyclase domain-containing protein — encoded protein: MIDMSTETKMKPVESRPIQFSIRYKLLLIVSLIIILGLSSIILLVTFFYKGNSEVLIQEYNLSLARLAGVQVESNLKNTSYRMQAFYASLPQKNATEKDIQEKANQFFLKNPRFLFMGVAKKTETDYKFLYEFTHEKVFIDNKIEKSLMPIIHEVTKEDIIRAFNGTSAVVNASSKFNFPVLALVVPVETTPDEALLLYLEPTEIMGTFQSALQTDIFQVFMVNQKGEVIAHSDDKETVSTGNKSEVPIVKKMLSSNVDNGSQKYTVDKEEFLGSFQQLDFSGLGIVSTVESDKVFEAIYQIQRRNIIITIIILTISFIIVYLFANTLTVPLSDLVTATRQIEEGNYKVKIIPSTRDEVGLLTKSFLQMAKGLQERENIKNTFGKFVNKEIAEKALHGELQLGGVKRNCAIFFSDLRNFTGMSEKMEAEQVVVYLNEYFTEMVECIYKANGIVDKFIGDAIMAHWGAIYTDGNDTANAIESALLMRMALIKFNRDPMHSDRPKFRFGCGINTGEVVAGQIGSPKKLEYTVIGDAVNLASRIEYMNKEFGTDILISENSYEQIKGKFKLVAMPPIHIRGKSQPQQIYAVLGKEDDPSCPKDLKELRQIVGIPFQE
- a CDS encoding FecR domain-containing protein, producing the protein MNFKLKDYFVFLITASILAACSYYLYLDFNVKPGLRGAEKQGFITFKYKVAQRKFPSRMIWEDVEQMLPIYNKDSIRTDVLSEAIVTLNNGVKIELDPDSMFVLNIHDKTVDVTLERGSVLLSATKALVNPNDFSLSYKNTKLKFQEGTGQFKVLEKEDSIEIVSSKGSTTITTGQNTESIFEKQKAKFDFTKDKLDKVDLNYFDMRPAHNARYFIDENTKEILFEWSAKGDELPIVEVSPDRLFKNQVVQLQSKEKRVAKEFTEGIYYWKLKTVDGDLTETRKFRIIKNPPLSLIAPKNNHQIKTKTGESLVNFLWSKRELALSYHFEISNDTTFKNLIVSRNVFKNRISIPLSLGQYYWRVRSVDSIPGANSKTGVNSFTIGKEDIPEPVAISEEETKAEDVTQPTADNSNKPTGGNPLKKDSPPNKITNPTLLFPRPNSVVDMNKLDSIPFKWVAVAGAKSYTIKFIQISNGEVILQTETTAPNYNFAQLDKLDVGNFSLKSSFPSISISFFMPDRKYKDRRWFYKVVN